The following nucleotide sequence is from Ornithodoros turicata isolate Travis chromosome 2, ASM3712646v1, whole genome shotgun sequence.
GGCTTCTTGGTCGCCAAAACAAGAGTCAAGGTCCACCAAGCACTATGTCCGTGGACGGCAATGAAGTTAGTGGCAAAGATCTAGTAAACTCATTCAACACATATCTGACTTCCTTTGCACAAAATACGGGCATGTTACCAGCCACGGAGTTATACCAGCGCGGATGCATCTAACAATTGCGCTCATATCTATAGTGTATATATAAACGCTTATGGAGTATTGGAAGCAGAATACAACGTAGTCCGACCCCCGGATGCAATTACCTGAGAAATCAGTTCCTTCTGCTCGTGCATTTCCCGGCCTTATTGCTACTCGTGATATGACATAAGTGTGCCAAAAGCGATACATAGAAAGCGCAAGGCGTAGTTTGGAACCGATTCGCTACATAGCAGGTTACCGTACAAGCCCGGGAGAGAAATGCTTGGTTACCACACCTTTTAGCAGGTAATGCCTCCATGAAAGAGAACAAAAGCAGGCGGCACAACAGGTGAGTCCTTTCCTGGGTTCCCACCTTGCCTGTGTGGGATTGTTGTTCGTTCGTTCTTCCTGCTCTTCGTCCATAAGCAAAGGATAGCTATAGGATGGCGTTCTCGTGCGTGCTGCATCAAACTATGTCGTCTATTTCTCTGATATGGCGGAATTATGAAATCTGACGATGACAAGAATGATGGACGAATGCtacagaagaaaggaaaaacgtGAGGATGAATCGAATGAAAATGCGAGATTTGGCACGACGCTTGCGTTTTGTCTCACTTTCTATCTGTCCTTCAGATTGGTTGAGCAGTCGTGAcgataatagggagttttagaagATCAGAAGACGTTTACGGTGGATGTTGCGCTGGTCTTTCTCCCAATCGGAAGTTGCATTGTTAGTTAGTCAGTTGATGGAGAAGTTTTCAAGCTGGATGTCGAAGAAAGCATGGCGGAGACACGGAGCGAACTTGTCACCGACCGTTCTTCAGCTGACAGAGGACCGGATATCCATCTCCTGCTTCATTCCGATGAACGTGCCCCTGTTCGCTCGCCTGTACATGGAGCGATCCCACCTTGCACTGGATAGGAGCAGGTAGGGGGTAGTGAGAGAGGAGGAGCTCCGAGGAGGTGAACGTGCGCAGATCAATTCACGCGGCGCCCCCTAGGGAGAGGATGAGGAACTCGATGTGCACCGAGGCAGGCGCCAACAGCttcccatagagcccatagtttgagataattcaggcaacactgggaaTGCggccaatgaaaatgcgtcgtgatggcTAGAAGCCAACCAATCAGGACCCTCTCCGTTTGGCTTGCCTTTCGGCCGGTCCAGGCTACCATCGTCTTCTTCTGGTTTTCATGCCTAGGGCCTGTTATTCCATAATaaataaaagagaaaagaagCAGTATCCTATCTAAGTAGTTAAACTTCTATCAATAAGAAGTTTAACTACTTAGATAAGGtactgcttcttttttcttttcttttcgtttcagCTCGGGTCCTGACAACGCCCCCCTCCCCGACTCCAAGGGCGATGACATCACCCAGACTTGACACAACATTCCTGGACTTGACCTACTGACAGCCTCCAGGTGGCTGGGCCCTCCTGATTCTGACGTCATTCTAGACACGTGCTAAAGCTCCATGCATTCACTGTCACccttagtcctgacgaagataCACAACACATAGGCGCACTTCCAACAAAAGTTCATTGAAAAGTACACGAATTGCTTTAATGCTAACTGGAGCCACCCTTTCCTGGGCCCTGCTCTGCCCTGCTATCTGCCGGCACTCTTGCATACACGTGCTTAGATACGCTAgttccaaggtatatctaaactagtagcgaaaacaagcgaaaatacgaAATCAGACCCGTCGGCAAGGCTACtatcatgaggcgcgagcgatcctgggtgctGGTAGAGGTATACGATTGTAAACAagaaaactttacaacatgggcgttgccttgtgtgtgtactaataggttattcatgatttcaataaaagaaaaaaaaactttctgtaACCCCACTCGCGCACATAtgtatacgaaatcatctaccacccgtgtagatttccgtatcctgctcctttgcgcatgtgtcacagtgggcgtgtttatcaaTGTATCTCTGTGCCGTATGTCCGTGCATTGTattacggagttcgtacactttttgggttaaacaggaagcgatgttcacatctcggagctgtcgACCAacattaacacgtgtgaacaaatgaatacaatgcatcccttGTTGCTGGCTTCGCGAAAACAAAGTTTCATGGGATAAGCGTCCATGTTAGCGTAAGTGTAAGCAGGAATCAgatgtgcaccaacgatgtcatgttttgttgcaatggacctataatgGCCACTCACTGAATAAATGTAAACGTTTAATCACTGCGTATACGTATAGCTCTAtgtgagaaatggaccttaagtgAACCATCCTAATTTAtgtatggtcatcacgatgcccttctgtttgAAGTTGCCAAAATCTGTGATAATTGTATGTATTTAGAATTGATAtatttcattaaacctgatatgatttatttttctgtgttctcgtctggtattgttccctgggtgaggaaaagggaatacaacgcaaacgaagtgcgaaGAATGTAAACCTACCATGGCTGCATGCACtatttattattcatactgctgacgtcacctccACCGTCAtctatttacaatcgtagtagtccgcgcaacggatagacagcgctgaccgtctctatgaTGGCGTCATCCTGAAGACACACGGTccggcctatgggagttgcgcaaACCGTTTATAGATATACCTTGCTAGTTCTTTACCAGACAACAGGATGGAAGGGTTACTGATGCAGGCATGCCCCAATTGTGAGAACTGAGCTGGTTCGATTATCTCACGCGTGGTCCTATCAGTACTGCCTGTGAAGCAGATGGATTGTTTCAATAGCGCTTCGCAGCCACACTGATTACAATGTAGAGTTATCCACCCATCGCGTTTGTTGTCGACATTAAACCTGGGTTCCCGCAAAGCCGTCATTGATGCAGCGTCCAATCTGTCCCACATAGAATTTACATGCACGACAAGGGCACTTGATGCACAGCCTGTTCCTTGCATTCCACATATGAGGTTCTTTGTTGTTTGCATCCGCGTTCTTCCCGCTCCAGTTGACGGCACGACAAAGCTTCCCGATTTTATTTCGAGCAGAGAAGCCATTTGAACACCAGCGCGCCCGGCCATATTTTTTAATTGATGCGAGACTTTATGCATCTAGGGAATGACTAGAGTGTTCTTTAGTTCTACTTGCGACCTCGTTTCAGAAACGTTACCGGAGgacaaccagacttgtacgtatttggagtattgtatttaaaatactgtattttaaatacaatttgcggtattttggtactctactcaatactttttgttttgcgtatttgtactctatttaaaatacattttatagtattttctactcaatactctaattacatattttggatctcccactcaaactttctgtgtctcgtctttccattagtttgtttgttcagtggaaatttcctgagtccttCGGACTTGACCCgaacattggcccttcttggaagtctccatttagagatcttgccccgtgtgtactaatccttggccagtgagggttctattatgcgTGTCTTGACGccgtgacgccgaattctgacctcgccgagcagggacctgctagaagcttgctttgttctgggtcacatatacttagtggagttacgTGGtctctctttgtcatctttttgggacttgtgtttagatgactccttatcacacagcggcggctagcgtagtgcgcggggttcatgtgacatagcggcgacttgccgcattgaccagtgactggtgactttttgcgttcaaggataaatagtaacttaattgtatttcaaatacttcttgaagtattttgtactctatcttaattttcacgtatttatactctatcttaattacatatgttagtatttattatcttatcttaaatacatttttgagtatcttgtacatgtccgGGGATAACCCCTTGAGCAACGACTCAGCGGCAGCGGAGAGCAAGGCTAACGGATAGTCTGATTCACGCCGCCTGAGAGCCTGTTGCTGAAGGCTGGCATGCATTAGGCGAATCGTTGGCCACACCTAATGGATGCCAGTACCGTATCTAAGCATGTGTATGCAAGAGTGCCGGCAGATGGGAGGGCAGGGCTCACGGAGGGGTTGCTCTAGTTAGCATTTAAGCAGTTCGTGTACTATTCAATAAACCTTTGTTGGAAGTGCGCCTATGTGTTGTGTATCTCTCTCAGTCGTTGTCCCTGTAGTGCTTTAAACTTATGGTGTCCCTTAACTTTCCAtctgtaaataaataactgtCCCCCTTTTTCTTACTTCCTGTACCTTCGTTGTCTGCCCCTCGTCTTTTCTAGTGCCTATTTCATTGCGCGATCGCCCGAACCCATTTCTTTCAGCATATTTATATATAATGTTAGTTCTGCCTTAAATATGCACGAGTTCCAATTTCTGCATATCGACAGTTTTCGTTGGTCCCAAGCCACGCAAGTGTTTTGGTACACGCCCTCGCTCAACCATGCATCCCAATAGCTGATTGAACTTTCATGgaaaataggaaaaaaaaagaagaaggagaaaaactcttcGTAGAAGTAAAGCAGCTCTTCACGCCGCACGAGCAGCAGCCCGGCCAGCCGGCGAAACGCTCTCCAGTCACGTGACCGTTACGCCAGTAGGACTCGTTTCccagataataataataagaataataacaacaacaacagtaatATTTATTTCACACTCATGGTGTGGAGTGAATCCAGGACAAAAAAATCCAATGGCTTGACTAGTACCTAGGTACCCAGGAGGCCGCTGAAAAGGGAGCCCTTACGGGGGGGTCTGAGGGTCCGTTAGGGGTTCTTGTGGGTTTTGTGCTTTCGTTTTTCCTTTCACCCTGTCCCCACGGTAGCAGAAGTTGTTTTATACTCGCAATGTCGATTTCTCTGGCGGTGACCTGGAGATTTCCCAGTGTTATGGATTGTGGGGACAAGTGTCATAATGCCACACATGGCAGACTTACTTGTTTGAACACAGTTTGATGCTTGCTTTTGACGTTCCATTTCAGTGTTCAACTCCAAAACCGCGGACGCCTACCGCGTTCCACCGATGGACGCGGCAATTCCAGACATTCTTTCGTTTAATGTCCAGCAACACCCTCAAACCCAAGCTACTTCACCGGCGCTCTGCCATATCCCACGTCACCTAGGCGCTCCAAAACGAAACGGTTCCTTTCGTGCAATGGAAGGAAACCAAAAACGACTACATAAGCGTGAAGGATGTCCTCCTCTTGGTCTGTACTGCAGAGCAGACAGACTGCGTTTTGCAGTCCGAATATTTGATGTAGCCGCTTCCTATGGACAAGAGGGAGCCAGCCCGCCTTTCAAATACGATGCCCACTTTCTTTGCCTCCATTCTAGAAGTCTTCTGATGCCGAGATGTCTTTGCTTTTCCAGTatgctttgtttctttctcatgGTCGTGTGCTAGTTTtctttatgatttttttttaggCTAGGTGGAGAGAGGCCCGCTATACAAAGGGAAGATAGCTCTACggtatccatccatccacccCATACATAACAGTATAGAACCGGCTAACATCACATTTCTGAGCTCGGACTGGACTATTACCTCCACCGTTTATTGCATTGTTGACATAGAGTGCTCGCTGTCTGCTGAAAGTCCACGACAGGAGTCAGCCGTCAGTGTTGGGGCGTCGGACGGGCTTCAACTATGCCCAAGTGAAGCTGCGTTATTGCAGAAAAGTACGAGCTTTAGCTATAATTTCACAGATCGTAGCGATCACTTTGCTTATTGGTTGTTGCTTGTTCACATTTAACCGGACAAAGGAACACAACCAGGGTCGCTCGGAAAGCTgccgccgccaccaccaccacacagaacgaaaagaggaaaagaaacgaaaggtaAGAAAGATGAAGACCTGTAGAGAATACGAAAGTATTTAGTATTTAAGTATTTATCTCCGATCTCATTTCAAATAGTATTTCTCATTtcgtaagcggtggagggaggcaactGGGAGCTGGTCCCCGGACTGGACTTGGGCCCCTTGATATAACGCGGTCCACCCCCGTGTAGGCCCCTGCCGTCTTTGAACGCGCTGTCTatcaaacggtcgtcggggcagtatcgcctGCGATGCTGtctccgggaacattttttcccaAAAATAAGATGCTCAATACCCGGTACAAACccgtatttaaaatagagtacacaaaactcaaaactgaaagtactTTGAGTAGGATACTAAATACCCTTAGAACCctggggattcacctggcaatatgaataggaacaaGTGTGCCGGATACGGCTAGATGAGTTTTGAGCACTGAATAGCAAATACTGGAAAAGTTTAAatatacttgtcgcaaaaaaggtattgagtagagtaccaaaataccagaAAACGTAGATAAAATACTGAATTTTGAGTAACTAAGCCACCATTCCTTTCAGTGTACTTCGTGATGCGCATTGTACCCGAAAATTCAACGTAAATTAAAGAACCAAGAGCCCGGGTGTCTTtaatacttcaagtacagtaagAAGTACCCCGTGCAAATGTACTTCacgtaaagtacaaagtacacggtGGGTGCTATAagaggtcagtcacattttcgcgcgtgacgccataactacttgacagacagacttctgctaccacacagtgaataatttatgTCAGAGAAATCTACCAAAAAATCCTGGTTACCAGTCACTGCGTAACAAAATGCTGCCAACAAAATGCTGCTAACAACTGCCACGCAAACTTTAGTCTTCATCTATTTCCAGTCCGGTGGATGAAGGCGAAGCTTTGCGTGACAACCGCAAtgttttcgtaggtttctctggtaTTCTTTACTCTGAGGCAGAAGAAATCTATGCGTCAAGGAGGTATAGCTACCTGCACGAAAATGTGAATGACCTTTTAGGCCTCCCACCCTGTAATTCatgtactcatcaagtacattgccaaaTTAATtggtatcactttgcatttcactgctTGGTAGCTATGACTTGCTCTTTTAGCAAAACTCTAGCCGACATTCTTGGCAAGTGTTATGGAGGTTAGGGCCAGCCCTATTCGTTAAGTGCTTAGCTATAAATATGAACTAAATCAGATAATATAATGCGAAGTCATACGCACGGGACAGACAGACGGGAGACAGACACAACAGGGCAAACGTTGAACCATCAGCCCTTTATTACAAATGGGCAGAAAAAAAGGGAACAACACAGAATCAACAGCGCCTCCTCCCCCCCAACTTCCTCAACACTCCGAAGATAACACATCCTAACAGCCAAACCGCACACCTTTGACGATAAacatttttcatttatttcttttCTGTGAAAACATGGCAGTAGACGTGCTGACACACTCGTTACCTAACTTAGATATATCTGATAAGACcggacttgtgcgtaacgcgttgtaattgcgttacttgtaatcaattacttttctgagtaatttttcgagtaatcagttactttactgtcaaagtaatttttccagtaatcaattacttttctgagtattCATTACTCAGTAATTCATTACTTTGCCGGCAGATATTAGCTCatcttttagatgttctgccccaagtcaagcacctggtgccgtcagcctttgttgggctgttgttctactatagcaagcggaggtcattgtaatgacgttctggaatttcagggtctctctctctaatctcttcctacaccagtgtgataCCTGAAGATTTGGAGGTTTATTGAGTCATGgagaagttccacgcaatgctctttcACAATCGAGTCAACATCTTCCCTTGCGATAAATATAGTGGACATACAGATCTCCTTATCCTAGGCGTTTTTGTTATTGTTAtctcagctgttccgctgttgaacctttctttgtctgttcttttttttttctgaggcacacacagacggttataatttgcgtgaatgcagagtaacgactggagtaacgcgttacttttttactcgttactcaattataTTTGGAGttgagtaattggtaacggtaatcaattacttttcccgcagaagtaacggtaacggtaatcaattactttcgttgggtaacgggcacaagtctgatcTCCACCACCTGCCTGTAATGGCGATCTTCTGAACTGCGCCAATGTTTTGTCGAACCAAACAGGGCGAACACCCACAAACCCGGACATGCACGGCCAGCTGCGAATCCTGAGCAAAGTTGTTATTATTCTACCGGAGATGATCGTTTATACAACGGCACGTCTCACCTGTGTAAGCTCTTCCACAGGAAAGAGGGACCGAGTGCACCAAACCCGTGCCGCCTTTTTCAATTTCCCaccactcgttagctcgtaacgaccgtaacgacgatgaagcgattaagcgaTCTtatagatttgttgaaaatggaaggcgcgagcctttttttgtgactctTCTGCCAAAcaaaaacgagaacaaaaatgttttttttttaaattccgtgttagcgccgcgaagcaactgtgactatgagcggtgcacagacgtggatagatggagagaggacagcaagaaggagtgggggatagggggttagtgtacggcctgggtcgacttcatggggaactctgcctatattcgtctggaaagtcttcggaaaagccagagaaaacctcagacagcacagccggtaacatgattcgaacccgtgtcacctcccagtctcggcgtggaaagcaatcatcctaaccactatgccacgggagatCGTAAAAATGGGTTTGATAGCTTGTTACTCATCGTGCTGACAATAAGCGTCTCAGGTATATACTTTTCTGTTCCTCGTGGCACTCTGAGGTGTGGTAAATGAATCGATGGCATAGCGATCACGTAGGCGGTCGTTGTTTCCCAACAAGTGTGAACTGTGTCCAAGTAGTAACTACGTACTGAGAACGCCAGTGCATGGGGTTGCGCCTGTGCCACCATATGTTCTTCTTGACAAGTTTAGCACCGTCCTTGTGAGACACTTGGTACAGGTGTTGGGGGTCAACCGTATTCTTTGTACAAACCCATGGTGTcgtacgtatcgccgttacaagtaacgccgcTACAGTAATCGATACCTTGTATACGATACCGATATCTCACCCTTTCTTGACCGACCACATTTTTTCACTGTTATTCATTGTCAATAgtccgcctagccctcgacaagaagcccgtggacacgcctacgtgctaGGTAACCGGAATACCAAATGCATGTTCACTGTTTTCCTTACAAACTGGAGGAAATAACCGCGCTGTGTTAAACagaagagttgaggtcaacgaacagaggtcaagtctttgacagtgcgctctggattccactgctaagctgccgtgttgCACTGAGTCACTCTCAGatatactgtggtattgttagctccggataggattccttggtcaTTGGTGGACTCCACGGTATGTGTCGGCcagacactaacgtaattgtcacactggcctctgtcagcttcAGGAGAGACCACGGCCTACGAGCACGGCAGAAGACGACTTCGAGAGCCAGCTactgataaaagtcaagcataaaGTGTCAGAGCTACATATGgtatttctatgttgcatatcatcttcgtatttcaaacaaaagtatcgcgcaacgtatcgcgttactttctttcgtaacggtagcggtactccgttacttaaaaaaagaagtatcaatgtcggtatttcgatacttttactcgagtaacgagtatcggtatcgcgataccatatttcggtaaccgGTACAACACTGGAAACACACAGAGCATCGAGATTCATTCAGATTCGAGAGATTATCATCATAGAGATTCGATCAGACATTAATGATGTATGTGCGTCAGATGACTTTGTGCGAGCTAGCCAGTGTTCAGTGTAAGCGTCCAGTCAGACGTTGCTGAGCGCAGTTTTCAGTGCAGCCTTTGCGTAAAATTCTTCCTCAAATACGTCTCTTTTAGATGCCATCTCGCAGGCTTTGGCTGCTATATCTGCTAACCGTCGGAATCATCATTTACTTGGCTTACAACCTAGCTACACAAATGCTCGACCTGCATGGTTTTGATCCTTACGAGGACATCCCATGGGCACCAGGACTAGGCAACGCCACAGTAGCCAAAGGTACGGAACTGGATTGGGATTTGAATATCACTGGGCTCGATGCATGGAGTTAAGAGAAGCACAGTTGTCCATAGGGCACCTGCTTTGCCACTCTCAGGCTCATGGTAGTCTCCATAGCTTCCTAGCGATATCGTAAGACGCCGATATGGGGTAACACCATACCGTACTTCAATGATATAGAAAGAGATAGAAAATGACGTCACGGAGCAGATAGCATTGCTTTCCCGAAAAGGGGACGACATCCCGTGTGATTCCCAGGGTTGAATGGGAAAGACCATTAACGCGAAATGGATACAGTTGCATTTTTTTACATGGGGGCTACTAGGCTAGGCTCCGTAGCGCCATAAAAATCAACCTCGATACGCTCCTGGCCATTAATGACGGCTTTTATAAAAATGTAAGGCAAGACGAGCCCTATGCCCATGAGAGATTATGAATACCATGATGAGGAAAGCTACATGACTGACGCTCATGATTGTCTCATCTCATGTTTACTTCGTACTTTCAGAAAAGTTTGAAATGAAAGCCAAATGAATCAAAATGCTGCCTCCAGGGATTATCCTATTAGCCAATCATGTTGAACTCATACTAGCTAGACAATATAGCCCTTCATACAACGCTGCATCCTCTCTACAGGTGCTTGGACAACACACACCGGAGGGAGATTGGGAAACCAGATGGGTGGATATGCTGCCCTCTACGCGTTGGTTAAAGTGAACCAACGGCAGGCTTACGTCCATCCTGACATGCACATAGTCCTAACCAGATACTTCCGCATCACACTCCCcgtcattggtcggaaagcacTTCAGACGATGAACTGGACATCTTACACGCTAGAAGACAGAATGAACGAGGATTATGCTCATATTCAAGACCTGTATGTCTGGTTCCAAGGCTTCCCCTGCTCCTGGACTTTCTACCACAGCATTCGCGAAGAAATTGTTAAGGAGTTCACATTCCACGAACACATCAGAGACAAGGCTTGGAAGACACTGCAAGGGCTAAGAGGAAATAGAACTGAGCCTACATTTGTCGGTATTCACGTCAGGCGCGGCGACTACGTCCGCTTCATTCATGAACGGTACAGAGGTGTCGTAGCAGACAAGACTTACTTCCAGAGAGCCACTGGTTATTTTAGATCGCGTTACAAGGAATTGATATTCGTTGTGGTCAGCAACGATATCGCGTGGTGCAAAGAAAACATCGACGCTTCGTTGGGTGACATCTACTTCCCCGGAGACGGGGACGAAAAATTTCCTGGCGACGATTTGGCTCTGCTCGTCCAATGTAACCACACCATCATGACACTCGGGACGTTCGGCTACTGGGCAGGCTATTTAGCCGGTGGGGAAGTCGTCTACTTGGCTAACTTCACGCTCCCTGATTCACCAATGTTGAATTTCTTTTTTCCACCTGCCGCGTATCTACCAGAGTGGGTCGGTATTGAGGCTGACCTCTCCCCGGTTCTAAGGCGGAATGCGGGGGTCGACAGTAATAGTAATATTTTGAGTATTtttacatgtattataatagtaGGCCTGATGTTAGTTGAATTCGTTTAAAGCGTAAGCAACGTTGGGAATCACGGACCAAACGAGTGTCCATTTTGGGTGGTCAGAATAGCCACGCCGTCGCGGGAACGCGGGTGGTGTTCCATTGAGTGAAAGGGACTTGGAAGCTACGTTTGGAAACCGTTGCATGTGGACTGCGACTAGGGAATGTCGGACACGTCTTGCGTGTAAAGCAGAGATCCCCGTGCCCGGACGGGATGAAAGCGGCGAACGCAGGAAACAGGAGCACCCTTCCCCAGGTAGAAGACAAGTGAAAGTGTTTTGTACGGGAAGCCAGCGCCACTGTTCCGCAATCCAAGAAGCGTCGACGGCTTCTAACCTTTGTGAAGGTACGTGTTTTGCCTAAGTGGGGAATCAAGAAGTTTGTGCAGGGTGCTGCACGCGTGGTTGAAGGGTTTCAACAAGTGCTGTGTGTAGTGTTGCGACTCAGGGAACCACGCGGTTGTGTCGCCACGTACAGCTCAGACTAGCCCTATACTCCAAGGCACCGTCGTCCAGACGCCGTGAAttcgcacgagcgacattcccccaggagcggaagatgcgaaaagcgtcatagctttctgctgtcacgtgagcgcgagcgctcaacgtcgtgtcttcacgtacactgctaaccgtggggaatatcctgctacacagccacaagatattccgtagcagacaacaggaaaacacgctgacggcgtcgtctgccacgtgtcgtctgctaaacgcggAGTCCGCCACCCCCGATAttctgcaccgtgtgaatgctcaacaaaACATGGGACGGAACTTCCgctctgtaagcagtgtttccgcttcttcttccactagaatattccgtgaggttgtcgctcgtgtgaatacgtgGACACACCCTTTATGCCGGGAGGATTATGCCTACGAACAGGGATACGTCGCCCATTCTTCCCGCCTACCGTAGACAGACCTTGGCAGCCGAACCAAAAGAGACGTGGCCTTCTTCCCATGTGATATAGTGGACCGGACCTGACGCACGAACGAGACTGTCATTATGTATAAGTGACATCAGTTTCCGGTCTGTTTGTATAAAATCGCTGGGCTTCATCAGTTCGTTGTCTGTTCCCTTCGCAACCTCGAACATGTAAATAAATCTCTGTTGTTGGAGACGGGCCCCTGCCTGACTACCTCCGCTACGCTACCGTTTGGATCCCGCATTACGAGAACTGGTTGGCAGCACTGGGATGGACTCCGCCGGGCCGTAACTTCTTGCATGGGTGAGTGTTCTGCATTTTCCGCTCAAATTATAGCCAGACTGTGGGTAGTCAGGCACAAATAGGATAGGCGTCTCCGTAGGAAGCGCTAAAGTATTAGCGCGCTACTAAAAAGTCCTAAAAGGGCCTAAAGGGAAATTGACACTCAGGGGAGAATCATGGATATTGACGGGCTACGGGTATTAGATTTGCCACTTTTGCTCGAGGAATTAGCAGGTAGTGTAGGGCAGGTGAAACGGAAGTCCAAGATCATGGAGCTCATTCAGGGAATTTGAGCTGATGGTGAAGAAATCATAGAATGTTGGGAGTTAATCCTGGAAAAGAAATAGCAGGAGGAAAATGGCGAGACGGGAACGCGTCGAAAGGGAAAAGTGAGAGTTAGCATTAATGAAGTTAAAACTGGAGAAGCTGAAACTCGAAAAAGACAGCTCCGCTTCTGACACGGGCCGCAGCAGAGACAATGACAGATTAAAGATCAAAGACCTCCTAGAGGCGCTttcggtcaagagatccaacgagtcaagagatccatcgagtcaggagatccaaccggtcacgtgacaggcgagtcaaaagatccaaagcgtcaagagttccaacccggtcaagagatccaacgagtcaagagatccatcgagtcaagagatccaacggtgg
It contains:
- the LOC135383126 gene encoding galactoside alpha-(1,2)-fucosyltransferase 2-like isoform X2, with the translated sequence MLDLHGFDPYEDIPWAPGLGNATVAKGAWTTHTGGRLGNQMGGYAALYALVKVNQRQAYVHPDMHIVLTRYFRITLPVIGRKALQTMNWTSYTLEDRMNEDYAHIQDLYVWFQGFPCSWTFYHSIREEIVKEFTFHEHIRDKAWKTLQGLRGNRTEPTFVGIHVRRGDYVRFIHERYRGVVADKTYFQRATGYFRSRYKELIFVVVSNDIAWCKENIDASLGDIYFPGDGDEKFPGDDLALLVQCNHTIMTLGTFGYWAGYLAGGEVVYLANFTLPDSPMLNFFFPPAAYLPEWVGIEADLSPVLRRNAGVDSNSNILSIFTCIIIVGLMLVEFV
- the LOC135383126 gene encoding galactoside alpha-(1,2)-fucosyltransferase 2-like isoform X1, which encodes MPSRRLWLLYLLTVGIIIYLAYNLATQMLDLHGFDPYEDIPWAPGLGNATVAKGAWTTHTGGRLGNQMGGYAALYALVKVNQRQAYVHPDMHIVLTRYFRITLPVIGRKALQTMNWTSYTLEDRMNEDYAHIQDLYVWFQGFPCSWTFYHSIREEIVKEFTFHEHIRDKAWKTLQGLRGNRTEPTFVGIHVRRGDYVRFIHERYRGVVADKTYFQRATGYFRSRYKELIFVVVSNDIAWCKENIDASLGDIYFPGDGDEKFPGDDLALLVQCNHTIMTLGTFGYWAGYLAGGEVVYLANFTLPDSPMLNFFFPPAAYLPEWVGIEADLSPVLRRNAGVDSNSNILSIFTCIIIVGLMLVEFV